The nucleotide window CTGCTCGATCTGCCGCCACACGGCAACGCCCGCGCCGCGTTCGAGCATCGTGCCCGGCGTCGCGTTGTCGTTCGATGTCATGGTGCTGTCATTCCCCTGGGTTCAAATAATCGCAATGACGTGCATTGTAGTGCGCAAGCCGTGATGGAAATGTGAAACGGTCGGCACGCGCTACACGGCTCGACAAGCATACCCCTAAACGTCTAGACGTTTAGATGAATAGATGCTCAAATGTCTACTTGCTGGATCAACAGGAATTTCGATGAGTGCCACTTCCGCCTCGCCCTCCTCCGCTCCGCCATCAGCTGTCCGGCGCGCATGGATGGCCGTCCTCGCCCGCACGCCGCGCGCCGATCTCGAAGCCGCGCTTGATTGCGCACTGCGGGACATCCCCACTCCAACGTATGACTGGCTGCGCCCGCCCGAGATCGGTCTCGCGATGGTGCGCGGGCGCGTCGGCGGCAGCGGCGACCCGTTCAATCTCGGCGAAGCCACCGTCACGCGCGCCACGCTGCGTCTGCGCACGCCGGGCGACGCTGGTGCGGCCGTCGGCGTGGCATGTCATCTGGGCCGCGACCGCCGCCGCGCCGAACTGGCTGCGCTCGCGGACGCGCTACTGCAAATGCCGGAGCATCACGCCGTCTTGCATAAGCAGCTGATCGAACCGTTTGCCGCGCAGCAGGCCACGCAACGCGCGGGGCGCCAACAGGATGCCGCGGCTACGCGCGTCGAATTCTTCACGATGGTCCGGGGCGACTGATGGAAAACTCACAGATTGCATTATCCACTTTGACACCGGGTTTCGCGGATCCGGTGCATGACACCCAGGCGGTGTTCCGCACCCTGCTCGACGCGCTGTCGCGGCCGGGCACAGTCGGCGTGGTCGAGAACGTGCTGCCCGAAATGCGGGCCACGCGCGCCGAACTCGCCGCCTTCGCGGCGCTGCTCACACTCTGCGACTACGCGACGCCCGTGTGGCTCGCGCAACCCGATACGGCCTTGGGTTCGGCACTGCGCTTTCATACCGGCGCGCCGCTGGCCGACGAACCGGGACAAGCCGCGTTTGCCTATATCCACGACGCCGGCACGCTGCCGCCGTTGGAAAGCTTCGCGCTCGGCGCGGCGGAATCGCCCGAGCATTCGGCCACGCTGCTGATCCGTGTCGGCGCGCTGACGGGTGGCGCGCCGGTCGTCCTGAGCGGCCCGGGCATCCAGCACACGGCGACGATTGCACCGGTCGGCCTGCCCGAGCATTTCTGGCGCGAACGCGCCGCCCTCGCACCGCTCTTTCCTTGCGGTGTCGACTGTTATCTCGTCTGCGGCCCGCGCCTGATCGGCCTGCCGCGCACAACTCAAGCGAAGGTGAACTGATGTACGTTGCCGTCAAGGGTGGAGAACGCGCGATCGAAGCGTCGTGGCGTCTGCTCGACAAGGCGCGCCGCGGCGACACGCGGCTGGCCGAACTGAGCGTCGCGCAGATTCGCGAGCAATTGCGCCTCGCGGTGGCGCGCGTGATGACCGAAGGTTCGGTCTACGATGAAGAACTTGCCGCGCTCGCCATCAAACAGGCCGCCGGCGATCTGGTCGAAGCGATCTTCCTGCTGCGCGCGTATCGCACCACGCTGCCGCGCTTCGGCTACACGCAGGCGATCGATACCGAAGCGATGCAGGTGGAACGCCGCATTTCGGCGACCTTCAAGGACGTGCCCGGCGGGCAGTTGCTGGGCGCGACCTACGATTACACGCAGCGTCTGCTGGATTTCGCGTTGCTGGCCGAAGGTGATGGAGATGCGGCTTCAGTCATCGCGTCGTCATCGCAGAATCACGCCGCCGCGCCTGAAGCAGAAGCAATGCCGCGCGTCGTCAGCCTGCTCGACAAGGAAGGGCTGATCGAACAGGAACGTCCCACGCCAAACGCGCCGGAACCCGGCGACCTGTCGCGTGAGCCGCTCGCCTTTCCCGCGAGCCGCGCCACGCGTCTGCAAAATCTCGCGCGCGGCGACGAAGGCTTCCTGCTCGCCATGGGTTACGCGACGCAGCGTGGCTACGCGCACTCGCATCCGTTCGCGGGCGAGATCCGCTTCGGCACCATCGCCGTGGAAATGGAGCTCGACGAGCTGGGCGAAACGGTCGAAATCGGCGACATCGACATCACCGAATGCCAGATGATCAACCAGTTCGCCGGCAGCGGCGCGGTGCCGCCGACGTTCACGCAAGGCTACGGCCTCGCGTTCGGCCACTCCGAGCGCAAGGCGATGGCGATGGCGCTCGTGGACCGCGCGCTGCGCGCCGAGGAACTCGGCGAAACGCTTGCCTCGCCGACGCAGGATATCGAATTCATGCTCTCGCATAGCGATAACGTCGAAGCGTCCGGTTTCGTGCAGCATCTGAAGCTGCCGCACTACGTCGACTTTCAATCGGAGCTGGAACTCGTGCGCCGATTGCGCGTGCAGCGCGCCGCACAGAGTCAGGATCAAACCAACGCCCAGCAGGAGCAGGCAGCATGAACGCGCCCGACACATCTCTCGCCGCCGCGTCCGCCGCGTCGTACGACAGCGCGGCCGACGGCTACAACTTCGCGTACCTCGACGAACAGACCAAGCGCATGCTGCGTCGCGCCTTGCTCAAGGCCGTGGCCGTGCCGGGTTATCAGGTGCCGTTCGCCTCGCGTGAAATGCCGCTGCCGTTCGGCTGGGGCACCGGCGGCATTCAGGTCACCGCGGCGATCATCGGCAGGCAGGACACTCTGAAGGTGATCGATCAGGGCTCCGATGAAACCACCAACGCGGTCAACATCCGCCGCTTCTTCGCGCGCACCACCGGCGTGGCGACCACGCGCCGCACGGTCGACGCGACGATCATTCAGACCCGTCACCGCATTCCCGAAGCGCCGCTCACCGACAAGCAGATTCTCGTCTATCAGGTGCCGATGCCCGAGCCGCTCTATCGACTGGAGCCGCGCGTCGCCGAATGCAAGAAGCTGCATGCGCTCGCCGATTACGGCCTGATCAGCGTGAAGCTCTATGAGGATATCGTGCATCACGGCAGCATCGCGAGCACGTACGACTACCCGGTGATCGTCAACCACCGCTATCTGGCTTCGCCCTCGCCGATTCCAAAGTTCGACAACCCGAAGATGCATATGAACCCCGCGCTGCAATTGTTCGGTGCCGGCCGCGAACGGCGCATTCACGCGATTCCGCCCTACACGCCGGTGCGCAGCCTCGACTTCGACGATCATCCGTTCGAGGTGCAGAAGTGGCAGCACGCGTGCGCGCTGTGCGGATCGACGGAGAGTTTCCTCGACGAGATGATCGTCGACGATGCGGGCAAACGGATGTTTGTCTGCTCCGATAGCGACTACTGCCACGAACGCCGCGGCGACGCGGATCTCGATCTGCCGTCGCGCGAAGCACGCAAGGGAGAACCCGCATGACGCCGCTCCTGAGCGCCCGCTCGCTCACCAAACAATACGGTGGCCGCAACGGCTGCAGAAACGTCAGCTTCGATCTGTACCCGGGCGAAGTGCTGTGCATCGTCGGTGAATCCGGCTCGGGCAAGACCACGCTGCTCAACACGCTCGCGCTGAAAACCGCGGCCGACAGCGGCTCGCTTCACTACACCGCGACGCACGGCGACCAGCTCGATCTGCTCGCCTTGTCCGAACCGCGCCGCCGTTTGCTGATGCGCACCGAATGGGGCTTCGTCCAGCAGAATCCGCGCGACGGACTGCGCAGCGGCGTCTCGGCCGGCGCGAATATCGGCGAGCCATTGATGGCCGTCGGCGCGCGCCACTATGGCGATATCCGTTACGCGGCCACGCAGTGGATGGAGCGCGTCGAGCTCGACTCCTCGCGCATCGACGAATTTCCCGCGGCGTTTTCGGGCGGCATGCAGCAGCGTTTGCAGATCGCGCGCAATCTCGTCACCAGTCCGCGGCTCGTCTTCATGGACGAACCCACCGCGGGTCTCGACGTGTCGGTGCAGGCGCGCCTGCTCGATCTGCTGCGCACGCTGACGTCCACGCTGCATCTGTCGGTGCTGATCGTCACGCACGATATCGGCGTCGCGCGTTTGCTCGCGCATCGGCTGATGGTCATGCAAGGCGGCGAAGTCGTCGAGGCGGGTCTGACGGATCAGGTGCTCGACGATCCGCAGCACCCGTACACGCAAACGCTGGTTTCCTCGGTTCTGCCGGTTTGAGGCTCACAATGCGATCCATTGAAACAAGCACTGAAGCGCGCGCCGCCGAGCGCGCGTTCCTCGACAACGCGGCGCTGATGCTGCGCGCGGTCGGCATCGGCAAGACGTTTACCTTGCATGGCCAGGGTGGCGTGCAGATTGAAGCGCTGGCAGGCGTCTCGCTCGATGTGGAGCGCGGCGAATGCGTGGTGCTGGTCGGGCCGTCGGGCGCGGGCAAGAGCACGCTGCTGCGCTGCCTGTACGGCAACTATCTGGCGAGCAGCGGCTCGATTGCGATTCGCGATACGGGGCAGGACGACCAGCCCGTGTCGATCACCGCTGCCGAACCGCACGACGTGTTGCGCCTGCGCCGTGGCGTGGTCGGCTACGTGAGTCAGTTTTTACGCGTGATTCCGCGCGTGCCGACCCTCACGCTCGTCGCCGAGCCGCTGCTCTCGCGCGGCGTCCGGGAAGACGAAGCGCGCTCGCGCGCCGCCGCGCTGCTGGCCAGATTGAACGTGCCGGAACGGCTGTGGTCGCTCGCGCCGGCCACGTTCTCCGGCGGCGAACAGCAGCGCGTGAATATCGCGCGCGGTTTGATCGCTGAGCATCCGCTGCTGTTGCTCGACGAACCGACGGCCTCGCTCGACGCCGAAAACCGCGACGTGGTCGCCGATCTGATCGTCGAAGCGCGCGAGCGCGGCGCGGCGATCGTCGGCATCTTTCATGATGAAGATACGCGCAACAAGGTGGCCACGCGCCGTCTGGAACTGAAGCCGCCGCTGCGTCACTGAACGAATCATGCGAAGCGGCGCGAGCGCCGCGCGAAACAGCACTACACTGACGCATGCGGCGTCAATGCGGAACCACCCATACCAGCACCATTCAAGTCTGACTGACTACGGAGCAAGTCGATGTTGATCAGGAACGCTCGCATCGTGACGCGAGACGAAGTATTCACCGGCGTGCTACGCGTCGAAGACGGCGTGATTCGCGACGTCGAGCGCGGCACGACCGCGGCACGCGAAGCCGAAGACTGGGACGGCGACTACCTGTTGCCCGGCCTCATCGAACTGCACACGGACAATCTCGAGAAGCATCTCGCGCCGCGTCCAGGCGTGCAATGGAATACCGATGCCGCCTTCGTCATCCACGACGCGCAGGTAGCCGCGGCCGGCATCACCACCGTGTTCGATGCGCTCGCCATCGGCTCGCGCACGAACGTGGGTCTGCGGGGCCGCGAACTGCAGACGCAATGCGCCGCATCGCTCGCGCGGTTTTCCGAGCGCAAGCTGCTGCGTGCGGAACACTTTCTGCATCTGCGCTGCGAAATCGCCACCGCCGACGTGGTGGAAGTGTTCGATTCGTTGTGCGCGCACCCGTTGCTGCGGCTCGCCTCGGTGATGGATCACACGCCGGGTCAACGCCAATGGCACGACCGCGAGCAATGGCGCCGTTTCCAGGAACGCAACGGCAAGCTGAGCGACGAACATGTCGCGACCGCGCTGACCGAACTGTCGATCGAACAGGCACGTTACGCCGACGCGCATCGCCGCGAGATCGTCGCGCGTTGCAACCGCCTCGGCATTCCGGTAGCGAGCCACGACGACACGCTGATCGAGCACGTCGAACAGGCGAAGCAGGAAGGTATCGTGCTCGCCGAATTCCCGACCACCCGCATCGCCGCCGAAGCCGCGCGCGAGCACGGCATTTCGACCATCATGGGCGCGCCGAATATCGTGCGCGGCGGCTCGCATTCAGGCAACGTGTCGGCGCTCGAACTGGCGCGAGCCGGCTTGCTCGATATCCTGTCGTCGGATTACGTGCCGTCGAGCCTGATGACTGCTGTGTTCGAGCTGGTCGACAAGGCCGGCTGGACCTTGCCGCGCGCGATGGCAACGGTCTCCGCCGAACCGGCGCGCACAGCCGGCTTGCACGACCGCGGCGCGATCGAAACCGGTTTGCGCGCGGACTTCGTGCGCGTGACGATGCTCGACAAGTTGCCGGTGCCGCGCGCAACGTATCGCGGCGGGGCACGCATCGTTTGAAGGCTTTTTTATAGGGCTTTTATCGCTCGCGAGGCGCACGTTGCGCCTCGCGAGCGGATTCAACGCGTGGACGGCAACTGCCCCCACGCCACCAGCACCTTCTGAATCCCGCGCGCATAGGCGTCGCGCTGCTTTGGCGTTTCCGAGTGGTAAGCGCCGATCGCGCGCCACGTATTGCCGTACTTGATCATCTTCTGTTTCAGCAGCCAGGCGGCCACGTACACGTTCACGCATGGATCGATCAGCGCGCGATGCGGCACGCCTTCACGCGCGAGGTCGTCGAAGTGGATCGAGTTGATCTGCAACTGACCCACGTCGATCGAGCCATTTGCGTTCTGCCGTATCGCGCTCGCGTCACCCTTCGATTCGTACCATGCAAGCGCGCGCAGCACCCACGGGTTGACACCCTGGTAAGCCGCGGCTTCGTTGAAGCAGTCGTCGGACGCTTGCGCGACGCCGCATACCGACAGGCACGCGAGCGCAGTCAAGAGGATCTTCAAGGACATGCTGCATCCTTCCGCTGGTCGGCGATAAAGAGTGAGGAGCGTCGGCCTGTTTACCTGGTCAACGCCTGATCGATCTGACGCTGCACGGAGTCGAGATACGCATGCGAGGCGTCGGACACGACGATGCGCACGACCGGCCCCGGCGGACTTCTGCGCTCCTGCGCCTGAACCGACGCTCGCGCTTTCTTGCGATGCGCAGCCGGTTTGAGCGGCAAGTCGTCGTCGCCCGCGCCTGGCGGCGGCAGCATCGCGAGCGACGGCAACGGCGGATAAACCTTGTCCGCCGCGGCGGGAGTCGCGGCCGGAAACGCGCCGGCGGATTGCAGGTCCGCGCCCGGCTGGCCGGCGAAAGCCGGCGCACTCAGGAGCAGCGCCAGCGCCGGCAAAATGATGCGAACCGTCACGGTGCCCTCCTTCATTGAACTGTCCTGATGGACACGCTATACGGCTGCCCCACTCCGGCGGTCCGGTTCTCAAAGTTCACGCGGGCCGTGCGCTGTGCGGGCACGCCCTTCCATACCGCCAGATTCAGGTACGCAAAGTCCTGCCCCAGCGCGGTCACGAGAACGACCGTGGACTGCGGTTGCGCGGCGGCCAGCGCGCCCGCTTTGGCGAGTACGGCGGTGAGTTGCGGGTCGCGCGCGCCGAGCGCGTCGGGCGGAATGTCGAAACTGATCACCTCGTTCGGCGCCTTGTCCGTATGGGCCGCAGTCGGCGGAGGTATCTGCGCGCATCCGGCGAACGCGAAAACGGCAGCCAACAACCCTATCTGTCGCCTCACGGCAATCTCCCGTCAAGTCCGTTGCTATATCGGAGTTGTCGGCAGGCCCGAGGCAAAGTTGAGATGGCGGAAACGCTTCGCCGAAAATCAAAAATACTTGCCTCAAGATCGGCGCAAACGATTGCTTCGGCGCTCGGCGAAGCGCGGATCGAGGCAAAGTTGCCTCGTGGCTTTGACGGAAGGAGATGCAGGTGGCGCAGCTTTAACGGCTGTTCGAAAGCACGAAGAAAGCGGGCAGCAAGGTTTGACGCGCAGCCTGAAGCGTTTGATGCATCTGGTGCGCTTGCCGAGCCTGGCAAGCTTTGCGCATCTGGCACATCTGGGACATCTGGCGCATGCAGTACATCCGACGGCGTATCCGGCCGATCCGCCACATTCGACGC belongs to Paraburkholderia sp. FT54 and includes:
- the phnG gene encoding phosphonate C-P lyase system protein PhnG yields the protein MSATSASPSSAPPSAVRRAWMAVLARTPRADLEAALDCALRDIPTPTYDWLRPPEIGLAMVRGRVGGSGDPFNLGEATVTRATLRLRTPGDAGAAVGVACHLGRDRRRAELAALADALLQMPEHHAVLHKQLIEPFAAQQATQRAGRQQDAAATRVEFFTMVRGD
- a CDS encoding alpha-D-ribose 1-methylphosphonate 5-triphosphate diphosphatase, with translation MLIRNARIVTRDEVFTGVLRVEDGVIRDVERGTTAAREAEDWDGDYLLPGLIELHTDNLEKHLAPRPGVQWNTDAAFVIHDAQVAAAGITTVFDALAIGSRTNVGLRGRELQTQCAASLARFSERKLLRAEHFLHLRCEIATADVVEVFDSLCAHPLLRLASVMDHTPGQRQWHDREQWRRFQERNGKLSDEHVATALTELSIEQARYADAHRREIVARCNRLGIPVASHDDTLIEHVEQAKQEGIVLAEFPTTRIAAEAAREHGISTIMGAPNIVRGGSHSGNVSALELARAGLLDILSSDYVPSSLMTAVFELVDKAGWTLPRAMATVSAEPARTAGLHDRGAIETGLRADFVRVTMLDKLPVPRATYRGGARIV
- a CDS encoding alpha-D-ribose 1-methylphosphonate 5-phosphate C-P-lyase PhnJ encodes the protein MNAPDTSLAAASAASYDSAADGYNFAYLDEQTKRMLRRALLKAVAVPGYQVPFASREMPLPFGWGTGGIQVTAAIIGRQDTLKVIDQGSDETTNAVNIRRFFARTTGVATTRRTVDATIIQTRHRIPEAPLTDKQILVYQVPMPEPLYRLEPRVAECKKLHALADYGLISVKLYEDIVHHGSIASTYDYPVIVNHRYLASPSPIPKFDNPKMHMNPALQLFGAGRERRIHAIPPYTPVRSLDFDDHPFEVQKWQHACALCGSTESFLDEMIVDDAGKRMFVCSDSDYCHERRGDADLDLPSREARKGEPA
- the phnK gene encoding phosphonate C-P lyase system protein PhnK, whose protein sequence is MTPLLSARSLTKQYGGRNGCRNVSFDLYPGEVLCIVGESGSGKTTLLNTLALKTAADSGSLHYTATHGDQLDLLALSEPRRRLLMRTEWGFVQQNPRDGLRSGVSAGANIGEPLMAVGARHYGDIRYAATQWMERVELDSSRIDEFPAAFSGGMQQRLQIARNLVTSPRLVFMDEPTAGLDVSVQARLLDLLRTLTSTLHLSVLIVTHDIGVARLLAHRLMVMQGGEVVEAGLTDQVLDDPQHPYTQTLVSSVLPV
- the phnL gene encoding phosphonate C-P lyase system protein PhnL, which encodes MRSIETSTEARAAERAFLDNAALMLRAVGIGKTFTLHGQGGVQIEALAGVSLDVERGECVVLVGPSGAGKSTLLRCLYGNYLASSGSIAIRDTGQDDQPVSITAAEPHDVLRLRRGVVGYVSQFLRVIPRVPTLTLVAEPLLSRGVREDEARSRAAALLARLNVPERLWSLAPATFSGGEQQRVNIARGLIAEHPLLLLDEPTASLDAENRDVVADLIVEARERGAAIVGIFHDEDTRNKVATRRLELKPPLRH
- a CDS encoding carbon-phosphorus lyase complex subunit PhnI, which encodes MYVAVKGGERAIEASWRLLDKARRGDTRLAELSVAQIREQLRLAVARVMTEGSVYDEELAALAIKQAAGDLVEAIFLLRAYRTTLPRFGYTQAIDTEAMQVERRISATFKDVPGGQLLGATYDYTQRLLDFALLAEGDGDAASVIASSSQNHAAAPEAEAMPRVVSLLDKEGLIEQERPTPNAPEPGDLSREPLAFPASRATRLQNLARGDEGFLLAMGYATQRGYAHSHPFAGEIRFGTIAVEMELDELGETVEIGDIDITECQMINQFAGSGAVPPTFTQGYGLAFGHSERKAMAMALVDRALRAEELGETLASPTQDIEFMLSHSDNVEASGFVQHLKLPHYVDFQSELELVRRLRVQRAAQSQDQTNAQQEQAA
- a CDS encoding lytic transglycosylase domain-containing protein, which gives rise to MSLKILLTALACLSVCGVAQASDDCFNEAAAYQGVNPWVLRALAWYESKGDASAIRQNANGSIDVGQLQINSIHFDDLAREGVPHRALIDPCVNVYVAAWLLKQKMIKYGNTWRAIGAYHSETPKQRDAYARGIQKVLVAWGQLPSTR
- the phnH gene encoding phosphonate C-P lyase system protein PhnH is translated as MENSQIALSTLTPGFADPVHDTQAVFRTLLDALSRPGTVGVVENVLPEMRATRAELAAFAALLTLCDYATPVWLAQPDTALGSALRFHTGAPLADEPGQAAFAYIHDAGTLPPLESFALGAAESPEHSATLLIRVGALTGGAPVVLSGPGIQHTATIAPVGLPEHFWRERAALAPLFPCGVDCYLVCGPRLIGLPRTTQAKVN